CGTGGCCGCGGCCCGCGAGGACGTGGCCGTCCGGCTGCACGCCTTCGACTGTCTGCACGCCGACGGCGAGGATCTACTCGACGCCCCGCTGGAGACGCGTCACGACCGCCTCGAATCGCTGTTCCCGGCCGAAAGCGACGTTGTCTCGCGGATGTGGCTGTCCGACGACCCCGACGAGATTGAAGATCTGGAGGGAGAGGCCCTTGCCGCCGAGCAGGAGGGCATCATGTTGAAAGACCCGACGGCCGCGTACTCGCCCGGGAAGCGGGGCAAGCACTGGCGCAAGCGAAAGCCCGACGTGGAGACGCTGGACTGTGTCGTCACCGGCGCGGAGTGGGGCGAGGGCCGCCGGGCGAACGTCCTCGGCTCCTTCGAACTCTCGGTGCGAACCGACGACGGCTACGCCACCGTCGGCAACGTCGCGACAGGCATCACCGACGCGGAGCTCGACGACCTGACAGAGCGCTTCGAACCGCACATCCGGCGCGAGGACGGCCGCGACGTGGTGCTTGACCCAGCCGTCGTCTTCGAGGTCGGCTACGAGGAGATTCAGGCCTCCCAGTCCTACGACTCGGGCTACGCGTTGCGGTTCCCCCGATTCCTCTCGGTTCGCGAGGACAAGACGCCAGATAACGCTGACTCGCTGGAGCGCGTCGAACGGCTGGCGGCGTCACAGTAGCGCCGCTGCTGCGATTCGAGGCGGACCGACACGCGTAATGGCTTTCTCCGAGAACGATCACACATGACAGTCAGACACGACGGCATCACCGCGGAGTGGCTCGGCTACGCGACGCTGCGGCTGGAAGGCGACGACACTGTCGTCTACTTCGACCCCGGCCGCTACGGCGTCCTCACTGGTGAGTGGGAACCGGACACGCCCGGTATCGGCCATCCGCCGACGCGCGACTACGCGCCGAAGGACGGGGATATCGTCTGCGTGACCCACATCCACCACTACGACCCCGACGGCATCCGCCGCGTCGCCGCTGAGGACGCCACCGTGGTCGCGTTCGAGGGCATCAACGTCCATGCGACCGACCGCGACCTCGACCGTCTCGCCGACCTCGACTACGAGGTCCGAAAGGTGTCGATGGAGGCCGACGTGCTGGTCGACGACGTGCCTATCTGGACGATGCCGGCCTACAACCACGAGGACGGCCGGAACGTCAAGGATGACGGCAGCCCGATTCACCCGAAGGGCATCGGCTGTGGCTTCCTCGTCGCCCTCGACGACACCCGCGTGTTCTGGCCCGGCGACACCGACGTGCTGGACGGTCACGCCGAACTCGACGTGTCGCTGTTCGTCCCCTCCATCGCCAAGAACTACACGATGAACCGACACGAGGCCGCCGATCTGGCCGAAGCGATGGACCCGGACCTCGTGCTGCCGATGCACTATAACACGTTCGAGTCGCTGGAAGCGGACTCCGGTGCGTTCGCCGAGGATGTAGCGAAACGCGGCGTACCAGTCGTGCTCGACGAGAACTAGCTAGTGTAACAGCCGGACAGCGACTGAGATGACGGCTCCCGCTTCACCTGTCAGTCAAAAAAGTATTGAAGCGGTAATCAATATACATCAGTGATGGACCGCGCCAGCGAGCAAGCAGGGGAAACACGTTCAGTGACCGAACGAACACCCTCGTTCGGTCACCTGCTGCTGGTCTGGCTCCTCGTCGGATGGTCGCTCTGGTCCCTCGGCTCCGCGGTGGCCGATGCGATTCAGGTCGAGTTTCCGCTGTCAACGATGGGAGCTGGCCTGCTGTTCGGGACGATCATTGTCGTGTTGTTCTGGACGGCCGGCTTTCAGCCCTCACTTGCGGCCAGTTTCGGCTACTTTGTGGCAGAGCAGATCATTGACCTAATCTTGCTTTTCGGCGTCGTTCTGCTCCTTGGCCGGTCGTTGACACCGTGGACTATGATCACGTTCCAACTGGCCTCGATCGGTCTTGCTGCGACGCTGGTGTTTACCACCGTCGGGACGAAAATACGAAACTGGCTCCGTCGAAACGTCCGTTCACTGCTCAAACTACCGCCCCAAAACCCGTCGACCGACCACGACTGATGGGGTGCCATACAAAATTGGACTAAACGCACATGGATTCGCTACTGCCCAGATACTGAATCAATTCCACGCCGACGACCACACTGACTTTTTCACTCGGCAGAAAGCACTTACTGGCCAACAGAAATTAGACTACTATGCCCTCCTCCCGTCGACGATATCTTCGTGGCTGTGTTGCGACCCTTGGACTGGCGTCCGCCGGGTGTCTCAGCGTCACCGAAACTACGGAGACGGCACCACCGGAATCAAAGAATGGGACTGCTACTCACACGCAAGGAGAACCGTTCGTCGCTTGGCAGCAGCCCCTCGTCTCAGAAATCACCGCCCCACCAATTAGTGTGGGCAGCCGTCTGTACGTTGGGACAGCGTCAGGAACCGTCACATCACTCGCGACCGACGACGGGAGTCAGCAGTGGTCGTACAACGCGGATGACGGCATCCGCTCGCAGCCCATCGCTATCGGGAACAGCGTAGTCGTCGTAAGCGGGAAAGAAGGGCTGTACGAGGATCACGTCGTCGTGGCACTCGATGCTGAAACCGGCACGGAGCAGTGGACGTTCTCGCCCGGAGAGTGGTGGCTCGAACTGCTCGGCGCGACCGAGGAAATGGTGTACGTCGGGACGAACACCGATGCCCCTTCGAAGCAGGGACGAACGCTCTACGCACTCGCTGTCTCCGATGGGTCAGTGCAGTGGACTGGTGGAGTCGGCGACCAATACGAGGGTGTCGTGCGAGACGGGACAATATACGTGGCGTCGTACGGTCGGTTCTACGCGTACGATGCTGAGACCGGGACACAGCGGTGGGCTCACGACGTTTCGGACTACCACGCGCAGACGATGGTCGCCACCGACGAGGCTGTCTGTTACGCTGCCGACGTGGACGAGACTCACGGCACGGTAGTTGCCCAGGATTCCGACACTGGAGAGTCTCTCTGGACCTACGACGAAGGAACGGTAACGTCGACGACGCTTCACGATGGGGCGCTCTATGTCGGTGGCTCGTGCGTCACTGCGCTTGACCCCGCGAGCGGTGACCAACAGTGGCAGGCGGAACAGTCGGGCTACGTCCAACAGGCCCCAGTTCTGGACGGCGTTCTCTATGCATGCGGTGACGCCGTACGTAGTTACGACAGTGCCACCGGAGACCTCGGCTGGACGTGGGAGCCGGACGCGAACGTCGAAGGCGTCGTCCCGGCCGCAACCGTCTCGGAGACGCTATATGTGGACTCATGGTCGAACTCCGATCCGCGAAATCGGTTCAAGTTCGCGCTTGAGACAACGGCAGGGGAGAAACAATGGCAATTCGAGGCCGAGAGCGGTCTGACCGACCTGTCTGCCGACGAGACGCGAGCGTACGTCGCCGCCGAAAACGGGACTGTGTACGGACTGGCATAACCGAGAGGGTGGGTCCGACGACTATAGTATGCCCATCTCGTCCAGCCGTTCGGGCAGATACGTGTCCGTCACGAAGTCAAGTCCGCGGGAGGCAAGCGCCTGCTGCTCGGCCTTCTTGTTGATGTCGAGCTGGAGTTCGATCTGTTCCTCCCAGAAATCCGTCTGGAACCGCGGGTCCTCCAGCTCGCTCTCCAGAGCGTTCACGTCAGAGTCCGACAGCGGGTCCGTCGGCAGTTCGTACTCGACGATGTCCTCCGGGCGGATGCCGATGAACTGTGCCTCGGGGGTCGCCAAGTACTCCGAGAGGTGCGCGCTCTTGATCGAACCGTAGGAGACCGACCCGAAGATGCGGTACGACCACGGGTCACCGTCAGTGAACACCGTGACCGGGAGGTCGAGTTCGTCGTGGAGGCGCTTGATGAGCCGCCGGGTCGCCCGCGCGGGCTGGCCGCCGAGATGCACGACCAGTGCGTCGTACTCGTCGTCGAAACCGTTCTCGACGAGGCGGTCGCGCATACCGCCGGTCTCGACACAGAGGACGAACTTCGCGTCGTTGTCGAGGAACTCGATGGTGTCGGGGTTGTTCGGGATCTGGTAGCCGCCCTGCCCGACGTCGTCCTGACAGTGGATCTCACGGTCGCCGCGGTTGGTCTGCTCGCGGAGGAGCAGCGGCCCCATCACCTTCGCGCCGGACTCCTCCGGGCGCATGTGGAAGTCCTCGCGTTTCACGTCGGAGACGATTTCGAGGTCCTCAATGAGGTTGTTCGACTCGTCTTGCGTGTTGAACTGGGCCTCGTCGAGGTCCCAAGACTCCGAGAGATAGTACAGTTCACGCAGGGTCGAAGAGCGGTCCTCTTCCAGTTGCTGGGAGAGGAAGTCGATGGTGTAAACGGCTTTGAGAATCTTCTCGGCTCCGGATATCGTCTTGGCCGACCGCGTGGAGTTACGGTCGCCGTACACCCAGACCTGCTCGTCCTCGTCGAAGACGATGTTCGACTTGGTCCGGGTGGGAATCGACATGGTCGGCACCTCGCCGCCGGCGAACTGGTCGTAGAAGTCCGCCGCGAGGTCGATGAGTTGCTCGCGCGCTTCCTCGGTGTCGGGTGTGTTGTCTGAATCTGTGCTCATATCAGGCGTTCACCGTGAGTTTCTCCTCTTCGACGCCGTCGACCGAGACGGTGAACTCGGCCTCGTCGGTCACGCTGTATTCCAGCACGGCGGTCTCGCCGGCCCCGACGGTCGGAGACCACTTGACGAACCACTCGCCGTCCATCTCGACGACCGTCGCGCCGTTCGTGTCCTGCGGTTCGGCAGTGACGATGTCTGTCAGTTCCACGTCCGCGTTCGTGTCGTCGTTGTTCTCGATTCGAACACGGACGGTGCCGTCCTCGACCTCTCGCTCGACGAGGACGTTGTTCATGATGCGGGCCAGCGAGTCGTCGATGTGGAGCTCGTCGTTGTCGGTGACTTCGGTGAGCTTCTCGGCCATCTCCGGCAGGATGGTCGCGAGTTTGTCCTGCTTCTCGCGGCGCTGTTGCATCGACTGGCGCTTGTTCAGGTAGCTCTTGAGCTCGCGGGCGGCCTCCCGGATGGCGAGTTCGATCTCGTCTTCCATCTCGGGGACGTTCGCGATGGCGTCCTTGGACTCGCTCGTGAAGGGGACGTTCGTCGAGGCGACGTGGACCATGATGACGGCCGGTCCCTTCGGGATGCCGGAGCCGCCGGGCTGGTCGAGGTTGTAGTTGCGCCAGCGGATCGACTTCACCACGTCCGTCGTCGCACAGGCCCCGCGCTGGTACACCAGCGGCACGCGGTTGGCGAATCGCATCACGTCGACCGTCCCTTCGGCTTCCAGTTCGCCGCCGTAGGCGATACCGGCCTCGACGATGAACGGGTCGCCGCCGTGGACCGACGCGTCCCGCGTTGACGCGGCATAGAAGTCCGCGTCGAACTCCTTGCGGAGCCCCTCCTCGACGAGTTCCGCACTGATTGGGGAGAGACAGTCTGTCGGCGGTGCGATGATGTCCGTCTCGCGCATCGCCGACAGCAACTCGCTCGCTGTGTCACGATCGTCTGCGATGTCGGAGACTTTCGGCGGTTCCTCCGGAACGCCCTCGGCAGCCGCCCAGAGTGCTTCGAGGACGTTCTCGCGGGCCGTCTCGCCGTATGTGGCGTCGTCCTGCTCCTCGGTCATGTCGGCCGCGCGGTCGATGTAGTTCCGGAGTTCGTCGCGAGTCAATCGATGCCGGCCCTCGTCGGCGAACTTGTCAGCGAGACGGCTCGCAAGTCCCTCGATTGCGGCGTCGTCCTTGCGTTTCGTCGTCACATCGTCGATGAGCGCGTAGAGGTCGGCAGTCAGTTCATCGCTGACGGCGTTCCACGCGGCCACAACGGCGTTCTCTCGAACGGTCGCGCCGAACGTCGTGTCGCCGTCGGCCTCCGCGTCCTCGGCCGCCGCATCCACAATCGCTTCGACCTCGTGGTACGCGACCCGGTCGCGGTCGTGGATAGCATCGGAGACGGCGGCGGCGAACGTCGCGGTCGTCTCGGCCCCCTTGTTCGCCACTGCGTCCTCGACGGCGGCTTCGATTTCGGCGTCCGCATTGACTTTCGGCGGCTGCCAGGCCATGCCGCGGCCGTAGTGTCGGTCGTTGAAGTTCGCGATGACGCTGTCGGCGGTCTTCCCGCCGACGCGGGTAAACTCCTCCTGCATGAACCCCGACACGGAGTAGGAGTCCGTGGCTTCGAGCATCTTCAGGAGCGTCCCCAGTTCGACGCCGTGTGGGTGGGGGCGAATTTCCTCCGTCTCATCGGGGAGTTCGGCACGCTCGGCGCGCTCGAACTTCAGGGACTCGTCCAGCCCCGGTTCGTCGAACTCGATGCGTGCGTGGGGGTTGACGACAGCGGTGTCCTGAATGTAGTCCCGCAGCGTCGACCGGGCCCGCATATTGGCCTCCATTTCCAGTTCGATGCGCGTCCCGTGAGGGCGCTCCCACGTCGTCGTCTCGTCGACGCTGATCTCTGGCTCGTTCGTGTCCGTGTCGACGATGAGTTCGAAGTACTGGGCCTCGTCTTGGCCCTTCGGTCGGGAGGTGATTTTCGCCGGCTTGCCGGAGGTGAGTTGCGAGTAGAGCACGGCCGCGGAAATCCCGATCCCCTGCTGGCCACGGTTCTGCTCTCTGGCGTGGAAGCGGGAGCCATAGAGGAGTTTTCCGAAGATTTTCGGGGCCTGTTCCTTCGTGATACCGGGGCCGTTGTCCTCGACGATTAGTTTGTAGTAGTCGCCGGACTCTTGGATTTCGACGTAGATATCGGGGAGAATACCGGCCTCTTCGCAGGCGTCGAGCGCGTTGTCGACGGCCTCCTTGACGGCCGTGACGAGCGCTCGGGCCTCCGAGTCGAAGCCCAGCATGTGCTTGTTCTTCTCGAAGAACTCGGCGATGGAGATGGCCCGCTGGGACTCGGCCAACTCCTCGGCGATCCCCTCGCCCTCGCCGAGTCGCGACTGATACGAGGTCATTG
The Haloarcula sp. CBA1129 genome window above contains:
- a CDS encoding MBL fold metallo-hydrolase, whose product is MTVRHDGITAEWLGYATLRLEGDDTVVYFDPGRYGVLTGEWEPDTPGIGHPPTRDYAPKDGDIVCVTHIHHYDPDGIRRVAAEDATVVAFEGINVHATDRDLDRLADLDYEVRKVSMEADVLVDDVPIWTMPAYNHEDGRNVKDDGSPIHPKGIGCGFLVALDDTRVFWPGDTDVLDGHAELDVSLFVPSIAKNYTMNRHEAADLAEAMDPDLVLPMHYNTFESLEADSGAFAEDVAKRGVPVVLDEN
- a CDS encoding PQQ-binding-like beta-propeller repeat protein, with the translated sequence MPSSRRRYLRGCVATLGLASAGCLSVTETTETAPPESKNGTATHTQGEPFVAWQQPLVSEITAPPISVGSRLYVGTASGTVTSLATDDGSQQWSYNADDGIRSQPIAIGNSVVVVSGKEGLYEDHVVVALDAETGTEQWTFSPGEWWLELLGATEEMVYVGTNTDAPSKQGRTLYALAVSDGSVQWTGGVGDQYEGVVRDGTIYVASYGRFYAYDAETGTQRWAHDVSDYHAQTMVATDEAVCYAADVDETHGTVVAQDSDTGESLWTYDEGTVTSTTLHDGALYVGGSCVTALDPASGDQQWQAEQSGYVQQAPVLDGVLYACGDAVRSYDSATGDLGWTWEPDANVEGVVPAATVSETLYVDSWSNSDPRNRFKFALETTAGEKQWQFEAESGLTDLSADETRAYVAAENGTVYGLA
- a CDS encoding DNA topoisomerase IV subunit A, whose product is MSTDSDNTPDTEEAREQLIDLAADFYDQFAGGEVPTMSIPTRTKSNIVFDEDEQVWVYGDRNSTRSAKTISGAEKILKAVYTIDFLSQQLEEDRSSTLRELYYLSESWDLDEAQFNTQDESNNLIEDLEIVSDVKREDFHMRPEESGAKVMGPLLLREQTNRGDREIHCQDDVGQGGYQIPNNPDTIEFLDNDAKFVLCVETGGMRDRLVENGFDDEYDALVVHLGGQPARATRRLIKRLHDELDLPVTVFTDGDPWSYRIFGSVSYGSIKSAHLSEYLATPEAQFIGIRPEDIVEYELPTDPLSDSDVNALESELEDPRFQTDFWEEQIELQLDINKKAEQQALASRGLDFVTDTYLPERLDEMGIL
- a CDS encoding DNA topoisomerase VI subunit B: MTSYQSRLGEGEGIAEELAESQRAISIAEFFEKNKHMLGFDSEARALVTAVKEAVDNALDACEEAGILPDIYVEIQESGDYYKLIVEDNGPGITKEQAPKIFGKLLYGSRFHAREQNRGQQGIGISAAVLYSQLTSGKPAKITSRPKGQDEAQYFELIVDTDTNEPEISVDETTTWERPHGTRIELEMEANMRARSTLRDYIQDTAVVNPHARIEFDEPGLDESLKFERAERAELPDETEEIRPHPHGVELGTLLKMLEATDSYSVSGFMQEEFTRVGGKTADSVIANFNDRHYGRGMAWQPPKVNADAEIEAAVEDAVANKGAETTATFAAAVSDAIHDRDRVAYHEVEAIVDAAAEDAEADGDTTFGATVRENAVVAAWNAVSDELTADLYALIDDVTTKRKDDAAIEGLASRLADKFADEGRHRLTRDELRNYIDRAADMTEEQDDATYGETARENVLEALWAAAEGVPEEPPKVSDIADDRDTASELLSAMRETDIIAPPTDCLSPISAELVEEGLRKEFDADFYAASTRDASVHGGDPFIVEAGIAYGGELEAEGTVDVMRFANRVPLVYQRGACATTDVVKSIRWRNYNLDQPGGSGIPKGPAVIMVHVASTNVPFTSESKDAIANVPEMEDEIELAIREAARELKSYLNKRQSMQQRREKQDKLATILPEMAEKLTEVTDNDELHIDDSLARIMNNVLVEREVEDGTVRVRIENNDDTNADVELTDIVTAEPQDTNGATVVEMDGEWFVKWSPTVGAGETAVLEYSVTDEAEFTVSVDGVEEEKLTVNA